The window ctttccgtgctggtgtcccaggacctttccagggcagtctctgcgctcaggaccgtgctgggatcccggtcagcggtggaggagcaggtgagcgcggctaatcctgatccagcccacgccactcccgagattggcggggggttcaaCCCTACCTGCccaaccagcctcgctctccacatgtactccgggcacccgccgctggtctggTGAGAAGGCGcggggcggccggcgcccccatcgcccggcgggcaGCCCCAATCTTctctccggcgtcccgactccatctgcagctccaagaaatgctgtgccactggggttccgggcgctgggaagcagccttggcttcccctgacaccggccaggccacgctgcggtgggggggtgggcggggggacatgacagcttgtttataaaaccacccaccactacttgtcaaggaccaggatttttctctctctctctcaccctgggacacagtggttactgtgcatgcgctatactggcacagcggccagcgggccacctctaatacatttttgatatgatcttgcgggccaaatataattacatcGCGGGCCAagtttggcccgcgggccagagtttgacatgtgtggcctagCTCTttggagtgtgtggagaaggatgcaagggttcttgtcatggttcatccccaacAACAGTGGAACAGAGGACTCTGAATTATGTGTTGCTCCTGGGGTGCacgcagagacagacatccagttTTTTTGGATGATCAACTGTTTGATGAAAAATGCTCTTTGGTCTTCCCAAAAcgtgttggtcttccagcacattGAGACGTCAGTGAGAAATActactgactggcacattccaggggACTCACtgaagcttggtgcagccaatgaaAGAGCTTAGTGGGGAAGGACCGTTATCCAGGGGCTTTTCCACTGCTGCACATAAAAGGCAGAGTCTAATAGGGAAGCCCTTAaataatggagaggggagttactGCAGGCCACTTTTGTGACTGATGCAATCGAACAAGGAATGCTAtggcacagcacaggcccttcaggcatGAAGTTGTGCCCATcagtatattctttctttggcttggcttcgtggacgaagatttatggaggggtaatgtccacgtcagctgcaggctcgtttgtggctgacaagtccgatgcgggacaggcagacacggtggcagcggttgcaagggaaaattggttggttggggttgggtgttgggtttttcctcctttgtcttttgtcagtgaggtgggctctgcggtcttcttcaaaggaggttgctgcctgccgaactgtgaggcgccaagatgcacggtttgaggcgatatcagccccactggcggtggtcaatgtggcaggcaccaagagatttctttaggcagtctttgtacctcttctttggtgcacctctgtctcggtggccagtggagagctcgccatagaacataatcttgggaaggcgatggtcctccattctggagacgtgacccacccagcgcagttggatcttcagcagcgtggattcgatgctgtcggcctctgccatctcgagtacttcgatgttggtgatgaagtcgctccaatgaatgttgaggatggagcggagacaacgctggtggaagtgttctaggagccgtaggtgatgctggtagaggacccattattcggagccgaacaggagtgtgggtatgacaacgggtctgtatacgctaatatttgtgaggtttttcagttgcttgtttttccatactcttttgtgtagtcttccaaaggcactatttgccttggcgagtctgttgtctatctcgttgtcgatccttgcatccgatgaaatggtgcagccgagataggtaaactagttgaccgttttgagttttgtgtgcccgatggagatgttggaggggggggggctggtag of the Narcine bancroftii isolate sNarBan1 chromosome 4, sNarBan1.hap1, whole genome shotgun sequence genome contains:
- the LOC138759848 gene encoding uncharacterized protein isoform X2, whose product is MTRTLASFSTHSKELGHTCQTLARGPNLARDVIIFGPQDHIKNVLEVARWPLCQYSACTVTTVSQGEREREKSWSLTSSGGWFYKQAVMSPRPPPHRSVAWPVSGEAKAASQRPEPQWHSISWSCRWSRDAGEKIGAARRAMGAPAAPRLLTRPAAGARSTCGERGWLGRSVSLISHKVI
- the LOC138759848 gene encoding uncharacterized protein isoform X1 translates to MTRTLASFSTHSKELGHTCQTLARGPNLARDVIIFGPQDHIKNVLEVARWPLCQYSACTVTTVSQGEREREKSWSLTSSGGWFYKQAVMSPRPPPHRSVAWPVSGEAKAASQRPEPQWHSISWSCRWSRDAGEKIGAARRAMGAPAAPRLLTRPAAGARSTCGERGWLGRSPDSLRLTKDNCISGPQGESWIMSTDSTASWAPWRNLDQCH